In Montipora capricornis isolate CH-2021 chromosome 4, ASM3666992v2, whole genome shotgun sequence, a single genomic region encodes these proteins:
- the LOC138046423 gene encoding uncharacterized protein — translation MGSPLGPLMANTFMCSIEEELESEKKLPSFYRRYVDDTLAAVKDIATATAFLTTINKAHPAISFTMEVANNNKLPFIGMELIKIGKQQKTCVYMKTTNKGLLLHDQSHVDARYKRSLLITMLNRAHCLSSSPDLFAEECDNLQGIFLKLKYPKNLINSTITRSIESRNQPQVGDVQVNAPVRIILPFKDERSADVVRRQLSDLETKINSDLRPVFTSKKIADDIKVAEAKPPLINQQCVVSKFKCDLCDADYVGYTCRHLFQRIEEHTHSAIGKHLRDAHNQKTKDLQEQFTILKKCRGKFECLVYEMLFIQEKKPRLNTQSDSIKAKLFST, via the coding sequence ATGGGGTCACCCCTAGGGCCACTCATGGCGAACACATTTATGTGTTCGATCGAGGAGGAACTAGAAAGCGAGAAGAAGTTACCTTCTTTTTATAGGAGATACGTGGATGACACCTTAGCGGCGGTAAAAGATATTGCAACTGCTACGGCTTTCTTAACAACAATAAACAAAGCACACCCGGCAATCAGCTTCACAATGGAAGttgcaaacaacaacaaactaccTTTCATCGGAATGGAACTCATTAAGATTGGGAAACAGCAGAAAACATGTGTCTACATGAAGACAACAAATAAAGGCCTACTTCTCCACGATCAAAGCCATGTTGATGCCCGTTACAAACGATCCCTTTTAATAACCATGTTGAACCGAGCCCACTGTCTATCATCCTCACCTGATCTATTTGCTGAAGAATGTGACAACTTGCAAGGGATCTTCTTAAAACTGAAGTACCCAAAGAATCTTATTAATTCCACAATAACTAGATCAATTGAGTCGCGAAATCAACCGCAAGTTGGCGATGTTCAAGTAAATGCGCCCGTTCGAATTATTCTGCCGTTCAAGGATGAAAGATCAGCCGACGTTGTACGAAGACAGCTGTCCGATCTTGAAACGAAAATAAACAGCGATCTGCGCCCAGTGTTTACGAGCAAGAAAATTGCCGACGACATCAAAGTAGCAGAGGCCAAACCACCGTTAATaaatcaacaatgcgttgtCTCTAAATtcaaatgtgatctgtgtgatgcggATTATGTTGGTTATACTTGCCGACACCTTTTCCAACGCATTGAGGAACACACGCACTCTGCTATTGGAAAACACCTGCGAGACGCCCACAATCAGAAGACCAAAGATCTTCAGGAACAATTtaccattcttaagaaatgccgtgggaaatttgaatgcttagtttacgaaatgctttttatccaagaaaagaaacctcGGCTGAACACTCAATCTGACTCaatcaaagcaaaactatttagTACCTAA